In the genome of Daucus carota subsp. sativus chromosome 9, DH1 v3.0, whole genome shotgun sequence, the window TTACAAGAACAGGTATTGTTAATGAATGATGACACTTCCTTGTAAATGTGATAAGATTGTTAATGACAAACTAACTTTGTGTGTAGGTTTTTGTGAGGAAAATAATTGAATTGCATGACAAATACCTTACATACGTAAATGACTGTTTTACAAACCACACTCTCTTCCATAAGGTTTGTAAAACTGAATTATTCTGTTTGTTTCATATTCGTTAGCCACCAGTTTGGTCTTTGCTTTGTACTAAATTCATTTCTAACTATGTCTAGGCGCTTAAGGAGGCTTTTGAAATCTTCTGCAATAAGGGTGTCTCTGGAAGCTCTAGTGCAGAATTACTTGCCACATTCTGTGATAATATTCTCAAGAAAGGTGGAAGCGAGAAGTTAAGTGATGAAGCCATTGAGGAAACACTTGAGAAGGTAAGCTTGCAGGATTTATAAGTCATATCTCTATGGAGGATTAAAAAGTTGCCGTAACATCTTATCTGTTGATATTGTAATTGGCAGGTTGTAAGGTTGCTTGCTTATATAAGTGACAAAGACTTATTTGCTGAATTTTATAGGTAAATACTAATTTCCTttttttgttagtttaaatTGTTGCAGAGCCTAATGTATGTTATATTGTCATAAATTTTGATAGGAAAAAGCTTGCACGGCGTCTCTTATTCGACAAGAGTGCCAATGATGAGCATGAGAGAAGTATATTGACTAAGCTGAAGCAACAATGTGGGGGTCAATTTACATCAAAGATGGAAGGAATGGTAATATTCCAAAATTGTTATGGGTATTTCGTTATTTTTGTTGCTACCTTATCTTTATTCTCTCATACTCTTTTCCTCCCCAGGTCACTGACTTGACGTTGGCAAAGGAAAATCAGTCCAACTTCGAGGAGTACCTCAATAATAATTCAAACGTAAATCCTGGAATTGACTTGACAGTTACTGTTCTAACCACTGGGTTTTGGCCAAGTTACAAATCTTTCGATCTCAACCTCCCAGCAGAGATGGTACACCTGGAATCAGAATCCTTCTTATATTAAACAATTTAGgaatttgtataatatatttgtcACCACATCTTTCTCTCTTACCCCTCTGCATCAGGTCAAATGTGTTGAAGTTTTTAGAGAATTctaccaaacaaaaacaaagcacagaaaactgacATGGATATACTCTTTGGGTACTTGTAACATCATTGGAAAATTTGATCCAAAAACCATGGAGCTTATTGTGACAACATACCAGGTTATGTTTACTagtattttataaatctttCCATGGTCATCAGTGTCATTATTGAAATATAAAccgtatttttattatatgtgcAGGCCTCTGCTCTGCTGCTATTTAACTCTTCTGATAGACTTAGTTATAATGAAATAATGACTCAGTTGAACTTGTCGGATGATGATGTTGTCAGACTACTTCATTCTCTTTCGTGTGCAAAGTACAAGATTCTATCTAAAGAGCCGAACACCAAAACTATATCTCCAACTGATTGCTTTCAGTTCAATTCCAAATTTACTGATAAAATGAGGAGGATTAAGGTTAATTTTCAATATTCAGAATTGACAacatttttctttccttttagaTGTTAATGTTAGGATTATAATTGCTTGCTTGTTGCAAATGCAGATTCCACTTCCCCCAGTGGATGAGAAGAAAAAGGTAATTGAAGATGTTGATAAAGACAGGCGATATGCTATAGATGCTTCAATTGTCCGTATCATGAAGAGCCGCAAAGTTTTGGGTTATCAGCAGCTAGTAATGGAGTGCGTTGAACAATTGGGTCGCATGTTTAAGGTGTGTGTATGTAAAGTTGGCATAGTTTTAatttagtaaataaaaaaaaaaagttggcaTAGTCTTTCCTTCATCCTACTTTATTCTAAAATTCTACACATGTCTGCATATGATAATCAATGATGATTGTCAACTATCTGTAGCCTGATGTCAAAGCAATCAAGAAGAGAATCGAAGATTTAATAACTCGGGATTATCTGGAAAGAGACAAGGACAATGCCAACTTGTTCAGGTATCTGGCATGATTGGgcgaattaaatttataaacggATTCATAATTCTCACCGGTGTAGCACTCCAAGATACGAATGGAGTTGTGGTTAAGCTGCTGCAAGGCGAACAAAGTAGCCACACAAACTACTGTATATGCTTCCTGTATGAAAGTTTGATGTGCTATATTTGATTACATGGACTTACTGGTTTGAGCTTATTTGTACATTTAGCCTTGACCAGTCcgcataaaaaacaaaaaaacagtaCATATTTGCCTATCcaaatagtaaaaaaatttgCAATGTGTCCAGATATTGGCATATGCATTTCGTATTCTCGTGGGGAGGTTGGAATTTGAAGTTCTATTTGTTGGAGATGCGGTGGaagtgtaatttttttaatagataCATACTTATTTGTTGTAATTGTTATTAATGTAAATATGACTTTTGTGTTGGAACTTgtggttgatgttttcattctTGTCACACCTCACTCATTTGTtggaattattatattttattattataaataataacaattttaaatttatgaaaCACCTTTTTGGGGAAATtacttgtttaaaatttatttattaaatattagctTAATCTTGAGTGGAAACTATggtttatttatgtaaatatttatataaatattaaatattattttaatgaatctaaatttattaggttttcaaattaattaattaaagttataattaatttttacgAATAAATATAGAATTATTTAGagttgtgctagatttcaatatCCAAAAAATTTACAGATCTTCCTGAATTTTAGAGAATTTaggtaaattaattttgaaaacaaaaaacTTGTTAGCATTCATCGTTTTGCATGACATGCAAAATACATATCTAtactttatcaaattttaaaatatttctgattgttttaattattaaatattagattaattacaaacacacacaaacattgttatagaactaaaaacgggggtgagcgattcgtgctttggactggtctcggtgcgagatgcctacgtatcttctgcgtggagaagaatcaagtccaaaacgtagttctagttatgaggggtagagccctttatataggcgcttcggagtcagaagtgggacggaagtacgattccgtgtatcagacttcttatcgaagtatgcctcgaagcaagagataagatagaactcttatcctcttgttgttgacgtttatccgaacttctgaatatttatctgctagaatcagatgtattatagaatttggacttgtaactggacctctgactgggcctctattaattaattacgaaattaattaatatttaagagcctcaggccctatttaactgggctttagtgttcttgggcttttaatatctaataataattaaatattacttctgacccatatcatttgccccccaactttcgacaagttttgtaaaaacttttcaaaagttgctgagtCCTCATCGGC includes:
- the LOC108202763 gene encoding cullin-1: MMIERKTIDLEQGWDFMQKGITKLKNILEGFPEPQFSSEDYMMLYTTIYNMCTQKPPHDYSQQLYEKYREAIEEYITSTVLPSLREKHDEFMLRELVKRWSNHKVMVRWLSRFFHYLDRYFIARRSLPPLHEVGLTCFRDLVYQEINGKVRDAVISLINQEREGEQIDRALLKNVLDIFVEVGMSQMDYYENDFEADMLKDTAAYYSRKASNWILEDSCPDYMLKAEECLRREKDRVSNYLHSSSEPKLLEKVQHELLSHYATQLLEKEHSGCHALLRDDKVADLSRMYRLFSKIPRGLDPVSNIFKQHVTAEGTALVKQAEDAASNKKAEKRDVVGLQEQVFVRKIIELHDKYLTYVNDCFTNHTLFHKALKEAFEIFCNKGVSGSSSAELLATFCDNILKKGGSEKLSDEAIEETLEKVVRLLAYISDKDLFAEFYRKKLARRLLFDKSANDEHERSILTKLKQQCGGQFTSKMEGMVTDLTLAKENQSNFEEYLNNNSNVNPGIDLTVTVLTTGFWPSYKSFDLNLPAEMVKCVEVFREFYQTKTKHRKLTWIYSLGTCNIIGKFDPKTMELIVTTYQASALLLFNSSDRLSYNEIMTQLNLSDDDVVRLLHSLSCAKYKILSKEPNTKTISPTDCFQFNSKFTDKMRRIKIPLPPVDEKKKVIEDVDKDRRYAIDASIVRIMKSRKVLGYQQLVMECVEQLGRMFKPDVKAIKKRIEDLITRDYLERDKDNANLFRYLA